A stretch of DNA from Coriobacteriia bacterium:
CCGTCTTTGTTGCATCATCCCATTTCATGACATCACCCCCAAAAAGAGAGTTGGACCCGGAACTTTCATTCCGGGTCCAACTTTAGGGGCGCGGTCCAAGACACCAGGAGCACCCTTCGCTTCAGTCAGAGTTAGAGACTACGCCTTCAATTCGGCGGTCACGGTCTCGCCGAGAATGTAGCCCAAGGACATTCCCATGTCGAAGCCCATTCCGTACGACTTTCCATCTTTCTCTTCGATGGATCCGCACACGCCGAGTCACATCATGGGTGATGCAATTTGGGAGCTTGCACCTCGACTACTCTGTGCTACTATGTACCAGTAGCTAGTAGTACTCAGTAGAGCGAGGTGGTGCTCGTGGGCAAGCAGATGACCGAGATGCTCAAAGGGACGCTAGAGGGTATCGTCCTCGCGATCCTGTCCGGACGGCCCGCGTACGGCTACGAGATCACCGCACGGCTGCGGGAGATGGGTTTGTCCGACATTGCCGAGGGCACTGTCTACGCGCTGCTCATCAGGATCGAGCAACGCGGCTTCGTCGACGTAGAGAAGATCCCATCCGAGAAGGGGCCTCCGCGCAAGGTGTACTCGCTCAACACCCAGGGACAGGAGTACCTCGAAGAGTTCTGGAGGACTTGGAGCTTCCTCACAGGACGGCTCGAAGAACTCCGCGAAGGAGGCAGATACCATGGCAGCAGAGTGGATTGAGAAAGTCACCGGGTCGCTTGAACAAAAGAAGCAGTATCGGCAGCACAGGGCTCGCGTGCAGGGATTTCCGGCGGGCTACCGCACCGCGGTCGAAGCGATTGAGCGGTACCTGACGTACTTCGGCGGCATCTCGAAGGGCGACACCTTGGTGAGGATGCTTGATGACCTCGCCGATCTCTTCGAGCAGGGCGCAGCGGACGGGACCCCGGTCCGCGCGATCGTCGGAGACGACCCCGTGGAGTTCATCGAGACGTTCCTTCAGAACTACTCGGAGGGTCAGTGGATCAACAAGGAGCGCCAGCGGCTGATCAAGGCCATCGACCGCGTTGCGGGCGACCGAGCGTAGCGGAAGAGAGAACATACCCAGATGATAGCCAATCAGGTCCAGAGGCTTGCGATCCGCGTGCAGGACCTAGAGAAGTCGTACAAGAAGCTCAAGGTGCTGCATGGCGTGGACTTCGACGTGGCGCGGGGAAGCATCTTCGCGCTGCTCGGCTCGAACGGGGCCGGCAAAACCACAGTCGTGAACATCCTGTCCACGCTGCTGAAGGCCGACGCGGGGAGTGCCAGCATCAACGGCTTCGACGTCGCCACGCAGGCCGCGGACGTCCGGCAGTCCATCAGCCTCACCGGCCAGTTCGCGGCTGTCGACGAGATCCTCAGCGGGCGGGAGAACCTCGTGCTGGTCGCCCGTTTACGGCACCTCAAGGATCCAGGCACGATCGCGGATGACCTGCTCGAGCGCTTCGCGCTGACCGACGCGGCCGCGCGAAGGGTGTCGACGTATTCGGGCGGCATGCGCCGCCGCCTCGATATCGCGATGAGCCTCATTGGGAATCCGCCGGTCATCTTCCTTGACGAGCCGACGACCGGGCTCGATCCTCAGGCGCGCATCGAGGTGTGGCAGACCGTCAAGGCACTCGCCGAGCGCGGCACGACGGTGCTGCTCACGACGCAGGATCTGGACGAAGCCGAACAACTCGCCGATCGGATCGCGATCCTCCACGAGGGCCGGATCATCGTGAACGGAACCCTCGCCGAGCTCAAGTTGCTGATCCCGCCCGCCAAGGTCGAATACGTCGAGAAGCAGCCGACCCTCGAGGATGTCTTCCTTGCTATCGTCGGTGACGAAGGCAAGGGCGGCAACGATGGTAATGACCGCACGTTCGGCGCTGATGAGTAAGGAATAACGATGAACAGACACTTCTTCGGCGACACGGCCATTTTGACGGGTCGGTCCCTACACCACATCACGCGCAGCTTGGACACTATTCTCACCACGGCGGTCACTCCGATCGCGATGATGCTGCTGTTCGTCTACGTCTTCGGCGGCGCGATCAGCACAGGCACGGACAACTATGTGAACTACCTGCTGCCCGGCATTCTGCTCATCACGATCGCATCGGGCATCGCCTACACCTCGTACCGGCTCTTCATGGACATGCAGAGCGGCATCTTCGAGAGGTTCCAGTCCATGCCGATCGCACG
This window harbors:
- a CDS encoding DUF1048 domain-containing protein, which gives rise to MAAEWIEKVTGSLEQKKQYRQHRARVQGFPAGYRTAVEAIERYLTYFGGISKGDTLVRMLDDLADLFEQGAADGTPVRAIVGDDPVEFIETFLQNYSEGQWINKERQRLIKAIDRVAGDRA
- a CDS encoding PadR family transcriptional regulator, giving the protein MGKQMTEMLKGTLEGIVLAILSGRPAYGYEITARLREMGLSDIAEGTVYALLIRIEQRGFVDVEKIPSEKGPPRKVYSLNTQGQEYLEEFWRTWSFLTGRLEELREGGRYHGSRVD
- a CDS encoding ATP-binding cassette domain-containing protein; amino-acid sequence: MIANQVQRLAIRVQDLEKSYKKLKVLHGVDFDVARGSIFALLGSNGAGKTTVVNILSTLLKADAGSASINGFDVATQAADVRQSISLTGQFAAVDEILSGRENLVLVARLRHLKDPGTIADDLLERFALTDAAARRVSTYSGGMRRRLDIAMSLIGNPPVIFLDEPTTGLDPQARIEVWQTVKALAERGTTVLLTTQDLDEAEQLADRIAILHEGRIIVNGTLAELKLLIPPAKVEYVEKQPTLEDVFLAIVGDEGKGGNDGNDRTFGADE